A stretch of the Ammoniphilus sp. CFH 90114 genome encodes the following:
- a CDS encoding phenylacetate--CoA ligase family protein, which translates to MSIPYYYKSIDFNKLVQEYEPPMEFMEGSWRWNRDQIENTQFVRLKETLEKGSKIPFFQKLWSKFDFSPDHVQSLDDISKIPMYTIDDIRESIERQPPFGDYQSYTFEDGNHTPLRFYTSGGTTGTPRPTIYSQWDREVGAILSARTFYMHGIRPGDAVLNSWAYSTHNAAWIMDHGLWHWLGCIPITTGTGNVTPTEKQVELARTFGARSILATSDYLLHIADTAQKMGYDLKEDFQFKTLSAFGNTEPVKKVYNCPVYDSYAFHEVQYVAAECPAHKGLHIFEDAFIVEVVDFETGKPLPPGHRGNLVVTALYKTGTQQIRYNIQDISALYEYEQCECGSWHRRMDYFQGRSDTMVKLRGVNVWPEGCGKVILEDERVNGEYYCYVERLKTDGNRERDEMTMLVEAKTDGIDKYEMQRDLTDLLKRKIGVHIQVQVVDPESLRPYTGHGVRAKLKRFEDRRG; encoded by the coding sequence ATGAGTATTCCTTATTATTATAAATCAATAGATTTTAACAAACTTGTTCAAGAATATGAGCCACCAATGGAATTTATGGAGGGTTCATGGAGATGGAATCGTGATCAGATTGAGAACACTCAATTTGTAAGATTAAAAGAGACGCTTGAAAAAGGATCGAAGATTCCATTCTTCCAAAAGCTTTGGAGTAAATTTGATTTCTCGCCAGATCATGTTCAGAGTCTCGATGATATCAGCAAAATCCCGATGTACACCATTGACGACATTCGGGAGAGCATTGAAAGACAGCCTCCGTTTGGAGATTATCAGAGCTATACCTTTGAAGATGGAAATCATACGCCATTAAGATTCTATACCAGCGGGGGAACCACCGGGACCCCCCGTCCTACTATCTACTCTCAATGGGATCGAGAAGTTGGAGCCATTCTAAGTGCTAGAACGTTCTACATGCATGGAATCCGGCCAGGTGATGCAGTGCTTAATTCATGGGCTTATTCTACACATAATGCCGCTTGGATTATGGATCACGGGTTATGGCACTGGCTTGGGTGTATCCCAATTACCACGGGTACCGGTAATGTGACTCCAACAGAAAAACAGGTGGAATTGGCTAGAACATTCGGTGCTAGGTCTATACTGGCCACATCGGATTACTTGCTCCATATTGCCGATACCGCCCAGAAAATGGGTTACGATTTAAAAGAGGACTTTCAATTCAAAACGTTGTCTGCATTTGGGAATACGGAACCGGTGAAGAAAGTATACAATTGCCCCGTTTATGATTCTTATGCGTTCCATGAAGTTCAGTATGTAGCTGCTGAATGCCCAGCACATAAAGGTCTACATATCTTTGAGGATGCATTTATCGTGGAAGTGGTGGACTTTGAGACCGGTAAGCCATTGCCTCCTGGTCACAGAGGGAATCTTGTTGTTACGGCTCTTTATAAAACAGGGACACAGCAGATTCGATACAATATCCAGGATATATCTGCCCTTTATGAGTATGAGCAGTGCGAATGCGGCAGCTGGCACCGTAGGATGGATTATTTTCAAGGACGCAGCGATACAATGGTCAAACTTCGCGGTGTGAATGTATGGCCAGAGGGATGCGGTAAAGTCATATTGGAAGATGAGAGAGTGAACGGAGAGTATTACTGTTATGTCGAGCGCCTGAAGACCGACGGAAATCGTGAACGGGATGAAATGACGATGCTTGTTGAAGCTAAAACAGATGGAATCGACAAGTATGAAATGCAACGAGACTTAACGGATCTGTTAAAGCGGAAAATCGGCGTGCATATCCAAGTGCAGGTGGTAGATCCCGAAAGCCTGAGACCATACACAGGACACGGAGTAAGAGCGAAGCTTAAACGGTTTGAGGATCGACGAGGATAG